The Rhodamnia argentea isolate NSW1041297 chromosome 10, ASM2092103v1, whole genome shotgun sequence sequence GAACCTGTCACACGTATTCTTAACGTCTTAAGAATAGGTTCAATCACAACTGATTTTATGGAATCATTCATCTAAATAAAAGACAAATGAATGAATATGTCttttccattaattaaatatgaaattgaaagtacaaccaaaatccctaacatgtaactattacatggtTGCTTTAGAACGTACATCTAACATTATTGAATCTCTTCTCCAAATTCCAATTGACTTTTTATAAGCCACCTTGATTTTGAGGAGGATGTTAGAGATTATTGACAAATATTGAGAGATATCCTAGATGTTGGAGATCATTGAATAATATCGGGAGATATCCTTGATTAATCCCGATTGATTATGTCTAACGGTGAAATATATTGTTACCTTTCTTAGTGATTTTGTAAAGACTATAAATAGGCTCTTATACTTTTTGTTTAATATATGCagaataatatatttttctattactTTAACTCCATTAATTAATAGGATATCGTAGTCGGTCAAACTAAGAAATTAAGaacagatgaagaagaaaagttgaTTCCCACATAATTCTTTTGCAACGAACTCGGATGCTTCAACTGGTTTTCTATTTGCAGGTCGGAGTAGAGCTTGGAATTGCAGTCCTTACCTTATGCCAATGTACACATCAATAATCATCCAATAATCATTGTTCTTAGGAATTTCATGGGACAAAGTGGACAACCCGGTCGGATGAGAGAAATAGGGTTCGTTGAAGGCAAAGGGTCTAGGCAAGGAGGGGCTCTTGGTAGGCTTTTTGAATGACGAAGGGGTATGAATGAACCAAATTGTGCACCTTTTGACGAAATGACAATGCATAgctttggaactccaaagttaagcATGCTTAGGTAAGAGCACTAACGAGATGCGTGACCTCTTGGGAAAGTGCCCATATGTATACCAAAGGACAAAAACATGAGACTAGGTATGGAATTGGTCAAAGTGGACAGTACTAATACGATATCAGAGTGGGACTTGCTCCAATAGGTTTGTGGGACTCACTCCGGTGGGTTTGTGGTTTGAGGAAAAACCATGCTAAAGCTAGTGGGATTGTAATGATTTAGTTCAATGAGGGCAGAAATTGATCGCTAGAGCCAGAGGGCCTAGAAAAGGAGCAGCTCTTGGGCATGCTTGTAGGATGATGAAAGGAGCAGAAATAAACCGAATTGTGCACCGAATACGGGGAGAGTGATTATATATACTATATATGTTGGAAAAAACAATGGAATGGAGTAACAATGTAGTCGGACTTTGAGGCatgtaatcactctcttttaagatcaatttgccccacaaagttgctataggtttctagcaaattcccttcaggatacaacaaagtcacgaTGAGAATActggatagcaattccagtaaatctcctaaaactctcTATGAAACAATGAAGATTGGTGTctttcttttgaaggaaaatgaaagaataaaatttaataatagaaattgaacagaattatcctttatataatactaatagaacacacctcttggtgtccAAACCGCCCATGTACGAATGCACCTATTGATGTCCGAAACATTGCACCAATTCATGTTCAAAACATCGGaccaattcatgtccgaaacattacAATTCGGACATGACCGTTCGTGAGTGATAACAATCATTCGGACACAACCGTTCGTAAGTGACAATTGCCGTTCGGACGCAACTGTTCATGTCCGAACAgtcataattaataatatagaatataattataaaaagaattgattttgaaatataaataaatagataaaaataattaaggtttatttcCATCCACAGCGCGCAAGCATGCAAAGTGCGTCTAATAAACGTGTCAAAATCGCGCAATCACACGTGCACCCGCAtgcgggtatagtggggtctagcccacttgcccatttctttattctgaAAGACTATtgtagccttctaactaataaaaagATTTGCACCCTTCTTTCTATCTTATGTGGAATTGAAAAGGTAacttttgttttacaaacaaacttcaacaatatATACGAAATTGAAATTAACTCACAGAGGCAccttttaatgaaatgaaaataattagctTTGGAACTCTAAAGTTAAGCATACTTAGATGGGAGTGTTACCAAGATGGGTGACCTCTTGAGAAAGTGTCCAcctgttgtcgcgacctaaaaaattgatattttcaggttaacggattattaggttaattagattaactaacctaattcggattctcccaagtcctaccgaatcgcaacttaggttcaattacacgctaagattttaaattggagccgccactaatcttttatggtaggtagattagaaacctaaataaagtattagggagaaattactttatttcatacgaaccggagattaaatggattcggagacttggttacattaacttttcaattaatgccctttcggtacccgattttcatgaaaaaatccttagtttgatgatttgaattaatttttttttggggttttcttttattaaatgcaatgctaatgcaatctacctatatgacatgtgagatgtaatgacatggcaaaaatacgtgacatggcataatgacatggaaaatatgcatgacaaggaaaatataataatgcaaactaaactataatgctatgcaacgtggacggtattttttggtatatttttgtgtattttcggattcatgaaaaaataaaggtaaaaactagcCTAAcatgaagtaacatctaatttaacttaagaaattgatttctgaaagtcctaattttattagacatattttcatgcaaaaagtgaagagaaatgtgatttagcttaagaaaacgtggcatcttttttttttttataaattttttaggaatttatttaaaccatgaaaataatgaaatttgaacaaaaataaacaatattgcccataaaacacctttaaatccgaaattctgatttttattcacaacatcccccgagattagggttagcaagtgaatatattatataattaccgtcgtccctatatacgtagggcaaaccttgaaattctatttaggaattagcgatcagctcctcgagatcgaggatttgatatctaattcacacgtacgggcacgatcgtacttcgagatcgaagtcatatgttgcctttaatgtacgttttccgagggacaaggcacaactagggagcatgtgttatgggcaagattgtttatttaagtgcaaattttaacaaacaatCAATAAATATGCATAAGGATATGATTATAAAATGCAAAGACTACGAGTTACCGGATGAGATGTAAAAAGGTCAACCAGACATCGAAGCAAAGTCAACAAGTCATCACAAGtattataatcaaaagttgaaagaatttaccttttttaagcaaaaattcGAGCACTTGCAATTCACTGTAAAAGGCCTCCTTTGATCCAAGTTTGCATCGAACAGGAGTTGATCACGGAGTTTGAAGTGGCGTTACAGCAAGGTGGCGTCGGATATGCACAAACTATGAGCAAACGAGAGCCGAGATCAGAGCTATATCGATGTGGGGCAAGTGGCGTCCAGTGTGGTCTTCAAGAGCCAATAAATTTTTGTCCACTCGTATGCTCTTTTTCCTCCCTTCAAATTGTCGTATCCTTTCTATGGATGAAGTTCCTCTTCCTTTTCAGACTTGTGGCCGTGTATATTCAATTCCTTAGTCTTCTCAAATTCTGGTGGACGCATGCAGGAAAAGGAAACACAACTCTCTCGCCCTCTCGTGTGTAGCTCtcaaaaaattctcaatattCTGAACGTGGAACCTGTTTTGAGTGAACATCCACGTCCTTTTATAGGTGAAGTAGTCCAGAATCTTCAAGGAAAAAGagcatattttctttcttattgtgAATATGTGAAATATCTCATCAATATCTCTTCTTTATTCCTTCACGTGATTTTTCCTTGAGCCTTAcacaattctttttatttttttccagtCTGATGCAGAAGAAGATTGGGCTTGAAGAATCAAATCTTTACCCAATTTGCGTGaattctttcctcttttgaccatgaaaatatATCTTTCCTCACTTGCATCGCATGCTTGGCCACGTATGACCTAGCCatgtcttttcctttccttttatgaTAATAAAATGTGGACTTCGGTTGATCTGAGCAAAACTCAATGCGATTCTCAGCTtagaccaattttcaatttactaaGTCTAATGAATACTATTAAACTTAGAAATCGCTCATTTAAGTCTATCCACCGTTATTCAGAATTAATGCAGATGTGATGCATGCGtgctaataaaaaattgattttattatttttgtttagaactagaattagtcctaatttttaatGCAAAATAAACGACTAAAAAtgaatagtcaaaatttaggtgtcaacacctgtACGCCTAAGAACAAAATTGTGACACTTGGAAATATGATGGGTCAAAGCGGAAAATACCTTAAGTGAGTTTATCCAAAAGATCACACAAAGCCTTCGTGCAAACCAGTTAACGGAAATAACTGTATGGTCAATACTAAGACATGGCCGCTTGCACTCAGAACTATCTATGGACCTCCTGGCCAGTTTTTCCCGTCCCCATTTTTGGTCCGTTTCCAGTGGATGCCCGCAAGTTAGATAAAAGGGCCTTGAGTAGCTCTTGTGAATATTTTGACTGCTATTAACTCTCTTTTTGATGCGTCTTGTTTCTGGGTTTGCACTAACCCAACGAATACAAGTCTATTATGCACattattgaaaaaaaggaaaacattgaaAACATGTGGGTACTCACTTAGAGGCACCATCCAATTTAGCTGTGACTGGATATATTCTTTTCCCAGTTTCTACAGTAGACCTAATCAAGATATGTTTAGTCAAAGACGACACAATCTTTTGTACTGTTGAACCAACAAAATAAGAGAATAGAATCTCCACGACGTGCGGGGGCGCTAATGGGAAAAGAACTATTCCTGTTGTAGAGTCGTGGGGGAGTCCATTTCAGTGACTACCCACAACTGGAAATTTAAACAGAAGGATAAAAATGCATGCGTGCCTAGTTATAAATGACTTGTGGCGCATACAAATTCTCGGAAGACGAAACAAGACCGGAGTTGATATTGTCAAAACATTCAAATATTAAATTACTCATTCATATAACAGTTTATGTTTTTAGAATAGTAGAtagtaatataaaaaaaaaattattcggaGCAGGAGGTgctgaattcaaatctttttagaTCCCTATTTGTCAATTTATGATTAGGCCAATATCCAATTTACACGTGActaatagtttaagcttttagaataattagtagtggtctcacaaaatctcaatgATGTGTCCTTTTAAACCAAGcataaaaaatgttaaaataagaaagaaagcTTAATAATAGAGGCAAATAGAATGATGCGGGAACCTCCAGCGGGATTGGTGGAAGTCAAGATCACAAAAGCAAAACCTTTTGGAGGAATAATCCAAGTTGGGAAGAATAAAAGGAAATCAGGTAACCCTACCCACCATATACAAGCAATCCACGAAGACCAATCAATATTGCTAGTGGACCCGAGATCAGTTTTGACCAATCGAATTGGTCCACCTTATACTTCATGCATCAAGTGGACATCACTTTTGTGTAATTTTCTAGGATATCTTGTCAACACGTTAAAATTCCATTCCTTTCTTGTGAACATGATTACCTTAATTTAGTTATTAATTATGGGTAGTTCTTTCGTTGTGCCCGGACGAGGTTCACATGTAAAATGTCACTTGCCTTTTTAGTGATTATTTAAGGATTAATTGTACTTGCACCATGTAGGAAAGCAATAGCAATGCATGCTGATGCTGAGGCCTTTTTGTTTGCTCTCTTGaccactctcttctctctctcctaaaTCATTAAACCTGATTGTAAATTCGTGATATTTAAGATCACTTTAACTTGATTAAGGGTCTAATTCATGTGTGGATTAAGCGTACGAGACATGTTCGTTTTCCCATATCATAAAGTGTATGCAATGTCACATTTGAGCCACTCACAAGTGCCCAAAACTAGCGTCTTAATTTGTCCATGAGTTAGTGGGGTATTTTATGAGTTCATAGCTTACTCACTAAGATCGGGGCTGACATTATGCTTACTCGACATGCAATTAAACAAGTTTAGATTTGGTATAAATGGGTTTATGACATGACAAAAATAGTGTTTTAAATGCGCTAACCCACTTAATCTGTTTATGTATAAACCGACTGGTTCAAGTCACATGCTAATGTGTCAAGTTTTTAGTATGATATGATTAGATATGTTTAACACATTCAATACTCATATATAAAGAATTCACATCCTCAAAAGATTATAAAATAACACCCATATTATACAAATATGACTGTTTTAAACATTGCCATCTTGCAAATAGGGAAAACTTACTTAATATATTGTTGACAATCTTGTCCTTCGGTAAACATTTTCAAAGAAAGTATAGTTTGAAATCAAATGGTAAAAGTCCATTTttgatttctgaattttcatattttcttttgttagacCCTTGGACTTTTAGTTTGTCTAATCAAATCCTTAATCTAGCTATAACAACTATTCTTTTGAAGTCCCTCAAATTCCAAATTCAGTTAATTAAATTTAACGTGCCAATAGAACTAGATCCTTCTGCCATCGAGGACTATTAGATAACATGTAAGATTGAAATTTCCGGAGATGAAAAGTAAAACCAGATCTGGAATAAAGAGAGTTCTGAATACGCACCTGAGCTTTTCACGTCAAACTTTTGCCAGCTCCAGTACACGATTAGAAAAGTAACCAGATTTGGATACAGCAAGACatgattagaaaagttttgCAAGGTCAATGAGTTGATTAGACGAATTAAAAATCAAGGGACTGGATTGGAAAAGAAATGCATAAGCTTAAAGGGTAAAACCGGACTTCTACCTGGCGGAACGACTCCTTTGTCAAAGTATTTTACCATATATCTatacaaaataggaaaaattgcaaaactaCTTGAACACTTGAGAGAActtagcaaaaccatgcaaTATGAAGTATAACACTCTATAATATCTCATGCGGTTAAACTCCTCTCAGCAGTGGTATGTCAAGATCAAGAATCAAACACCTTTGTTTTTCTAGTTTGACGGACACGTCTGCATCCCTAGCAAAGCACAACATATTAATTGCGTCCAAGTCCGGGCCCATCAATATCTGTAGTTGGATCCACCtttattcaaaaatttaagctaacGAGTTATGGGTCAATTAGGATATACTAACTGCTCCACACAACACAATTCTTCTACGTAGACttttctaatacaactcacatgtgcatctcAACATAGAGAGCAAAGCCCTTGCATGAAGTTTAGTTAGTTAGTCTAGTCTAAGGGAAGGATGTGGGCCATCCATGGTCAAACTTGTAGCTGATTCTAGAGTGGTTACGAATGGGATAATCACTGTGAAAACAGGAATAAAGGAACTCGCAAACATGTAAAGTATAAGATTTACTCTTGTCAAAGCAATTTACTTCCTCACAATTTATTTACAGTCATTTTTTCGCAATTTATTTCCTATGATTCTAGTTGGTTGGCTACATTGGCCAATCAAACACTTGGTCACGTTCTCTTGGAAAGATTTGTGTTGTCATTAGTGGATTCATTTAATCAGTTTTAGAACCCTATCGTCAAATTCATTTCAGTTTAAAGTACGATGGTATGATGTTTGGTTAGAACTGCTGATAAATTGATGCACGATATCTCTATTATCGAGTCGCCAATTTGACGAGACAATTTTCGAGGGAACGATTACATCTTTCATGCACGAACAAGATGTACAATGTCAAATGCCAATGATGTCATAGTTACCATTAGAATCACTTGATGTACTTCACatgttcaatctctctctctctctctctctctctctctctctctctctctctctcatacgcGCGATCTAAATTACAAAAACAATCATTATGTGCTTCCCAAGTTTAAGCACTGCAAGCCGTCTCTCCCCCCTTCCAGAACAAGGCTCGGCTATTTATAGGCATTTGTTAAGCTTGGTTTGTTATTGAAAGATGGTGGCTTTTGTAGTTAATTTAAGATGTGGTTAAGAGATGACGATGGTGGCTCAGAAATGTAGGTCGAATTTATTGTTCGAAAATAGTGAGTATAACGAGCCGGACCATTTAATGTAGGCCGAGCTTCAAACAACGTTCTCATACATAACAAGACAAGATGGTAACCATTTAGTAATGGACCTTCCcacgaaatattaataaagtctCCCTTCCATATGATTTGCGACTTTGGTATGTTGCATACTCCCTTCACTCAAAGAACTAACGTCTGTGTTAGATATTGGCCTCTATCATCTAGCAATACTCATTAAATTTGAAGTGTGATTCAGTCTATTCCTACTTCTCCCTTCTTAGAATCTTGCGAGGAGCTACACCGCTTTGGTCTGGGAGGCACACTCATTTACCTTGTCAAATCGAGTAGGGCTAGAGGCTAATTTGGGATATCATAGTAAGGGTTCCATCTATAACGACCCGACTTCTTTCGAGTGGGCGAAACCCCCAAAATTACTCAAAACAACGACAAAATGTGGTTACAATGCAAGATAGGTGTTTTaacaataatgaaaaaaagataaaagaagagaagaggaacaCCCAATAGTTGACGTAGTTCGAGAGGaccaagagaaaaagaatcTCTTGGAAGCTTACGTCCACGTGGTAAATCccctatttatcttattttctttgGGGAGGATTTATTATTCTTAATAAAGAACAATGCGATATGTTACAATTATGAATTTGGTAACTATGAATATCGCACAACCTAGTCATATTTCTTGCTATATTAGAATTAGGAAAATCTTCAATCTTTATCGTTCCAACACTCTCTCTCCAAGTTGGAGAGAAAACGTCCTCGGAGGTCAGCTTGGATACCATATTCTGGAAAGCACCTTTAGCAAGAGCCTTGGTGAATACATCTGCAAGTTGCTCATCACTACGGATATAAGGAGTTTCAATTGACttgtcttaaactttttcacaaACAAAGTGACAATCGACTTTTATATGTTTCGTTCGTTcatggaaaattggatttgaagCAATATGGATTACGGCTTGATAATCACAAAATAACTGCATAAGAGATCTAGGAGTTCCAAATCCCAATTCTTGCACAAGCAAATGAAACCAAGCCATTTCACTTGTAGTTGAGGCCATGGCTTTGTATTCAGCCTCTATCTTGGACCTTGCCACAATagtttgttttttacttttccaagtgACTACGTTACCACCTACAAAAGTGTAGACACCTGTAATTGATTTTCTGTCCATGGAGCTTCCAGCCCAATCCTCATAAGTATATCCTAAAATACCAATATGACCatgtttcttcatcaaaatacCTTGACTTGGACTAGATTTTAGGTATCAAAGTATGAGATCCACAAGCGCCATATGTCCTTCAGTAGAAGCATGCATGAATTGGCTTACATAATCGACGGCGTAAACAATGTCTAGCCGAGTAATTGTTAAGTAGATCAACCGTCCAACCAACCTTTGAAACTGACCAATATCGGGTAATGGGGTGATGTTTTCAACAAACGTCTTGTTAAAATCCATAGGAGACTTAGCAGAGGCAGCTCCAAGTTTCCCAGTCTCTTTTAACAAGTCAAGAGCATATTTTATTTGACAGATGAACAATCCTTTACTATAGTGAGCCACCTCTATACCATGAAAATATCGCAAGTGTCCCAAATCCTTAATGTCAAACTGTACATTCAAGTATCGCTTGAGAGCCTCAATTTCTTGAATATTATCACCAGTAATAAATATATCATCCACGTAGACAAGGACAACCATCGGCATTCCGCTTCACAAACAAGGAGGAATTCGAATCACACGTTTTGAAACCCAAACTTTCAAGAGTTGAACTTAATTTCTTGTACCAAGCATGTGGCGACTCTTTGAAACCATAGATGGCTTTATTAAGCTTGCATATTGAATTGGGTTGATTTTTCGAAAGATGTCTAGGAGGAATGTTCATATAAACTCTTCTTCCAGTTCACCTTGTAAGAATAcatttttaacatccatttgaaaGAGTGGCCAATCACAATTTACTACTATGGACATCGGTACTCTCACCATGTTCATTTGCTACGGGAGCAAACGTTTCTTTGTAATCTTCACCATATGTTTGGTGTAGCCCTTGGCAACAAGTCTTGCCTTGTGACGCTCAATGGAACCATCATTCTTGTATTTAATTTTGTATACCCATCTGTAGCCAACGAAATGCTTTCCTTCGGGTAATGTGATGTCCCCGACCCGACCCTCGTACCCACGATAGGAGGCATATGCTCCTTTAGGGTTCTCGGTCTCTTGAATCCCTCCAAGAAAGCTATAGCTTTACGCCGTTTATAACCCAAGACCGTATGAAGATTGTGAAGTCGCTACGCTGCAGGGGAGGACATATGGTGTCCCGTGTACACGATCCTCATAATCGACCCTTATTAATTGTCATCTTCTTAAATTATGTgtcacatgcggaagcgattgATTTATAAAGTATCCATTGGGTTGGTCAACTAGGAAAGATATTTCTACATAATATCATTATTCATTTCTTAACATAATATTTACATATGACTTTTAAGTCTTTCTAACACATATGCATCATAGGTTTGGGTGGCTACTCCAGTTTGATGAGATGCCTAAAAAAGTTGCCTTTGGACTTCGAAAAACTCCTCCATGTAGATCGGTCGCCTAGGGTACCCGCCGTCCATCTTCATGCTATACTTTTCTCAACCAAAAGAGCTTTATTTTTACTTTGCTTTTTAAGCTACAAGTGGTAACCCTCGTCCACCCATATGGGAGGTACGTAGCGTCTAAGAGTTACTTCCTATTCCATGGCCACGACATCAAAACAAGAGACTTCCATAGACATAATAATACCAAAACGAGGAGGGGGACTAACCATTACCTACAAATCTGAAAAGATAAGGAGTGAGATACAGCTATCTCAATAAGCGAATATCTAAATCAAACATAGGAAGCAAGTTAAAGGTACAATTCATAATGCAAGCAACCATATCATATACGAATCGTTTCCGATTCCTTTTCTTATATGCATAAcatctccacttttcatatcatattgcgCACTTTTTAAGGCCCTCTCACCCTTGCAGATGAGGCATGTACAcatattttatcatatcataTTACATGGATCCACCCTTTTCATAAATGCGCAAGGCCCTCTCTTTCTTGTGAATGAGGTATATAACATATTATCTCATATCATGTAATCTCACCACCAAAGGTAGTAAGACCAAGCAGAGCATGCATCACAATGGTCTAAAGCTCTAGAGGTGGCCCCCATAAAACTCGCGTCGTCGTGTGGCACTTAGTCCTTGACCAACACAACATATACTTTTCAAGCAAGCATTAGAGTAGCTAAAGCTTTACAACCTAGATAAGGGTTAAATATCACTTAtcgtcacaactcctccctagtcccacattgcctaggaggaggtcttgggaaggctttataagccttggggtgcccttagacttgctaGAGGCCTTTTTCGAGCGTTGTATAGGCGGCACTCGAAGGAACAAAACCGTCAAgactgtgtgtccaaaacggacaatatcttgcaaagtggcgcagcgaAAGTGCGTGGGGCCAGGCCGTTATAGTTGGTATCGGAACCAACCTTCGACCGCGTGTGGGGCCACATCGGGCGCTCGCTTGTGCTAGAGGGCACAACGGGGACGCTGTGCCTTTGAGGGGGGAAGTTTGTCACAAttcctccctagtcccacattgcctaagaagaggtcttgggaaggctttataagccttggggtgccgTTAGACTTACTAGAGGccttttccgagcgttgtatgggcgatgctcggaggaacaaaaccgtgaggactgtgtatccaaagcggacaatatcttgcaaagtggcgcaacGGAAGCGTGTGGGGccaggccgttacggttggtatcagagctaacCTTCGACCGCGTGTGGGGACACAGCGGGCGCTCGCtggtgctagagggcacagCGGAGACACTATGCCTTTGATGGGggaagtttgtcacaactcctccctagtcccacattgcctaggaggaggtcttgggaaggctttataagccttggggtgcccttagacttgctaGAGGTTTTTTCCGAgtgttgtatgggcgacgcttggaggaacaaaatcattaggactgtgtgtccaaagcggacaatatcttgcaaagtggcgcagatGAAGCGCGTGGGGCCAGGCCGTTACACTTACTTTTCGTCgacaaacataaaataaaagctTGTCGATTGCTTTGTGCAAGTACGTGTCGATTTCCATGGAGGTTCGGTGATGGTGTTTCTTAGGTGCTTGGTGGCCGAATGAAAcgagaaggagaggagagagagtgggcgagattgagagaaggagagggagtGGCCTAAAAATCATGAGGGGTCATGTCCTTTATATTAgtgctatttttctattttaattaatttatttatttgctacTTATTCCCCAAGACAAGCTTATGTGGCTATGATTTGTCTTATTCTACTAATAATTGGTCTCTCACATCAAGCTAAGAGCTAACTATAATGTGCCATATCGACATTCTCTAGAGTATCCTATTAATGCACATGTCCCTTCtttatattttgttatatttttcattttattattattattatttttgctaCTTGTTGGCCAAGATAAGGTTAGGTGTCTTGAATTTGTCTTTTTGTTCTCAACTATTTCCCTCTCATATTACTTCAAGAACTAAAGATTAATTGACACATTAGCCTTCTAGATTTCTCTTTTCTAGAACACTTGTCTTGTTCTTCAAACCTACATATGTGTCATCTTTTTATTAAGCCACTTAAGATCGTTTTAAGCTCTAGAAGTCTCCTCTAATTCACTCCTACTCTAGCATATTTTATATCATTATTGTTTTTAAatctaatattaatttcttttgtcttttctaaataaattattGAATAGAATACCCTAGGTATGTTATTTAATATTGCTACATGGCTATActaaattattataatattctaagtttctttttctattattcttttgtctttttttatgcTTGGCTTATTCCCcaagaaaaaattatatct is a genomic window containing:
- the LOC115739877 gene encoding uncharacterized mitochondrial protein AtMg00810-like, whose product is MPMVVLVYVDDIFITGDNIQEIEALKRYLNVQFDIKDLGHLRYFHGIEVAHYSKGLFICQIKYALDLLKETGKLGAASAKSPMDFNKTFVENITPLPDIGQFQRLVGRLIYLTITRLDIVYAVDYVSQFMHASTEGHMALVDLIL